The following coding sequences are from one Paenibacillus tundrae window:
- a CDS encoding methyl-accepting chemotaxis protein, producing the protein MFDWLGWNKGWPLWRSYRLNVHIKEDVEQIFEGIAETRRQLLMDWADEQWDHLDRLLQQVQSHEPQDVLQGSQSLSKLSVWFKGSYARAKDCTELFMVNEQNEVVFSTYPKHIGKVYSNNDEGFEPGIRYARADIKGRKCLYGPYSDPLTLEIGARSSSFHDDVTLMFVAPIVHEGRYVGALCSRIPNDVLGDLIQRESGHIYPDSGDNYIFMAESTIRPHLQPGTALSRSRFEDRTFTHGENLKDGVTTEWGTVSVKEHTELELLFTDPSTGKLHPGVENTIQHGSNLFVAFPGYSDYRHIPVIGKGITFQLPHCPDRWGMMCEGDLEEVYQVRNIGWRQFKLHIRWIVLSAILGAVLVYILSGSGWSAGAIAAFNLICGLFAASQLQRKQYRRVHEDMRRISRFIRINAEGKGDLTQRLDTSTFAQDETGELAKWINNMIDSLEAIMLKVQLATVDVLDNQVQMRTSTETTQGTTARVNRKLSFMIQGIRTQLEDLDQAKIAADHMRHTLHQLEASATAQIQVAQQEVERIGDKMVQISGAVSDTNRTILSFMDTMQDIYRALAVINEISAQTNLLALNASIEAAHVGEHGRGFAVVAGEIRKLAELSRSSTEDIHHILSKISTAANTASQSIREGDQVLTEGTTLVQAASQLLQSATAEDAERTQVVDEVVMLMENIAAISHQNRSTSAEVETEMRELLHDMLQVQHSSRDVEVITLFLQQVVGQFQLTHPQTDTGILKG; encoded by the coding sequence GTGTTTGACTGGCTCGGGTGGAATAAGGGTTGGCCGCTGTGGCGGTCGTATCGGTTAAACGTACATATCAAGGAAGATGTAGAACAGATTTTTGAGGGGATTGCCGAAACAAGACGTCAGCTTCTCATGGACTGGGCGGATGAACAATGGGATCATCTGGATCGATTATTGCAGCAAGTTCAGTCGCATGAGCCCCAAGATGTATTACAAGGTTCCCAGTCTCTTAGCAAACTAAGCGTGTGGTTCAAAGGAAGTTATGCAAGAGCAAAAGATTGTACAGAGCTATTTATGGTGAATGAGCAAAACGAGGTTGTATTCTCCACTTATCCGAAGCATATTGGGAAGGTTTACAGCAACAATGATGAAGGGTTTGAACCAGGTATACGGTATGCCAGAGCAGATATCAAGGGCAGAAAGTGCCTCTATGGCCCTTACTCTGATCCACTCACCCTGGAGATTGGCGCGCGTTCGTCTTCTTTTCATGATGATGTCACCCTGATGTTTGTTGCTCCCATCGTACACGAGGGACGCTATGTTGGAGCGCTATGCAGCCGTATTCCGAACGATGTATTAGGCGATTTAATTCAAAGAGAGTCCGGCCATATTTACCCCGATTCGGGTGATAACTACATTTTCATGGCGGAATCAACGATACGACCGCATCTGCAGCCCGGAACAGCTCTATCCCGTAGCCGATTCGAGGATCGAACCTTCACTCACGGAGAAAATCTCAAAGACGGTGTCACAACCGAATGGGGTACTGTTTCTGTCAAGGAACATACCGAGCTTGAGCTATTGTTCACCGATCCTTCCACTGGAAAATTACATCCTGGAGTGGAGAATACGATTCAACATGGCTCTAACTTGTTTGTTGCCTTTCCCGGCTACTCCGATTACCGCCATATCCCTGTCATAGGTAAGGGGATTACGTTTCAGCTTCCACACTGCCCGGATCGCTGGGGTATGATGTGTGAGGGGGACTTGGAGGAAGTGTATCAGGTGCGTAACATTGGCTGGCGCCAGTTCAAGCTGCACATCCGTTGGATTGTGTTGTCGGCGATCCTCGGAGCCGTTCTCGTGTATATTCTCTCCGGCAGTGGATGGAGCGCAGGAGCTATCGCCGCTTTCAATCTCATATGCGGGTTATTCGCAGCAAGCCAATTGCAGCGTAAGCAGTATCGTCGTGTGCATGAGGACATGCGACGTATTAGTCGGTTTATTCGAATCAATGCCGAAGGCAAAGGTGATCTGACTCAGCGCCTGGATACGTCCACTTTTGCTCAGGATGAAACCGGTGAACTAGCGAAATGGATCAATAATATGATCGATTCACTTGAAGCCATTATGCTCAAAGTTCAGCTGGCTACCGTGGATGTTCTGGACAATCAAGTTCAGATGCGGACATCAACAGAGACGACACAAGGCACGACAGCGCGTGTCAATCGTAAGCTAAGCTTCATGATTCAAGGTATACGTACACAGCTTGAGGATCTAGATCAGGCTAAGATTGCCGCAGATCACATGCGTCATACGCTGCACCAGCTTGAAGCCAGTGCAACAGCACAAATTCAAGTTGCCCAGCAAGAAGTAGAGCGTATCGGTGACAAAATGGTTCAGATCTCTGGAGCCGTGTCCGATACCAATCGCACGATCTTGTCTTTTATGGATACGATGCAGGATATCTACCGTGCACTGGCTGTCATTAATGAGATCTCGGCTCAGACCAATCTGCTGGCATTGAACGCTTCTATTGAAGCCGCTCATGTTGGAGAGCATGGACGCGGCTTCGCTGTTGTCGCTGGGGAGATACGCAAGCTCGCTGAGTTGTCCCGTTCCTCAACAGAAGATATTCATCACATTCTGAGTAAAATCTCTACCGCAGCTAACACAGCATCCCAATCCATCCGAGAAGGCGATCAGGTTCTTACGGAAGGAACTACTCTCGTGCAGGCAGCCTCACAGTTATTGCAAAGTGCCACCGCGGAAGATGCTGAGCGAACACAAGTGGTTGATGAGGTCGTTATGCTCATGGAGAACATCGCAGCGATCAGTCATCAAAATCGCTCTACTTCTGCTGAGGTTGAGACAGAGATGCGGGAGCTTCTGCACGATATGTTACAGGTACAACATTCTTCACGTGATGTCGAAGTCATTACTTTATTTTTGCAACAGGTGGTGGGACAGTTTCAGTTAACTCACCCCCAAACGGATACGGGCATCCTTAAAGGTTGA
- a CDS encoding S-layer homology domain-containing protein — MRKPLKKSLALLLMLSMVSPTFADRGYAADQKLQFSDIKGHWAEANIQAWGNEGLIRGYLDHSFKPNAYITRAEFMNLVNGAFGYTGQATINYNDVSDQAWYYEAVSIANAAGYIDGYTDGTMKPQDPITRQEAAKIITGILNLELNEEAANTFSDASSIADWSKGAVGGAAAAKIIAGYADGSFKPLRSITRAEAVSALVNAQEIDSNTAIKPAKPKGTANVLNVAPPADEARLSAVEHGGNADDGTLKNVVATNPFIDILDGFDQVWSINQPEWRDGTAETKPGAGDKVAKYGDGPTPYYDGFKNDPTVPVADQKTFANVEIRNEATWVANIKYVEDVTQNRTDEEALAAYYDDQRDKIYSMMEGFGPLANTYVDIIKPVTSIERSVDEMNVDLKEETVEDESQGLGSDWSKTELADMAALVDLVRFKTPASSNPAKYFFSSPRPWRMNSNGEVKEVVDSKGLPVWETLGEGEAKEEPLPSGGTKASGEKHVQQYESNVKLIPALSYVRRIAEDGQGKDGGYPSGHTSASYLSVLPFAYATPERFSELLTRAAQMGENRVVTGMHSPLDVIGARIQATAMTAYAFNKKENQEVLDKAYENAGEVFGALAKEKNMSLYEYAHTVTEDYNFKSAYDEKKWEDHDANKAFYREKMTYGLPQTGTKGLAPVVPLGAEALLETRQPYLTDEQRREVLYTTSIDSGYPVLDESKGWGRLDLVTASDGYGAFLSNVTVDMDASKGRFNAEDWWRNNISGIGMLTKKGTGTLTLTGKNSYTGGTLVQAGTLKAESTTAFGTGDLYLENGEIVVDTDGALNLNRNFTVDNGTLDIVVKNNLNAINVGKKLYLDGGTLNLDLSNYKIEGSKDITLITANGIKGEFDRVTADGYEVTVSYQDNRVVAHVVAK, encoded by the coding sequence ATGAGAAAACCACTTAAAAAATCACTCGCATTACTTCTAATGTTGTCTATGGTAAGTCCGACGTTTGCGGATCGGGGTTATGCAGCTGACCAGAAACTTCAGTTCTCTGACATTAAAGGACACTGGGCGGAAGCGAACATTCAAGCTTGGGGTAATGAGGGATTAATTCGAGGTTACTTGGATCATTCATTCAAACCGAATGCGTATATTACTAGAGCAGAATTTATGAATCTGGTGAATGGGGCTTTTGGATACACAGGACAAGCTACAATTAACTATAACGATGTTTCTGACCAAGCATGGTATTACGAAGCGGTGTCTATAGCGAATGCTGCTGGATATATAGATGGTTACACGGATGGTACGATGAAGCCGCAAGATCCAATTACACGTCAAGAAGCGGCCAAAATTATTACAGGAATTCTGAATCTCGAACTAAATGAAGAGGCAGCTAATACGTTTAGTGATGCATCCTCTATCGCAGATTGGAGCAAAGGGGCTGTAGGTGGAGCGGCAGCAGCCAAAATTATCGCTGGATATGCAGATGGAAGCTTCAAACCACTTCGTTCCATCACTCGTGCAGAAGCTGTAAGTGCATTGGTGAATGCACAGGAAATCGATTCGAACACAGCGATTAAACCAGCTAAGCCTAAGGGAACAGCCAACGTATTGAATGTGGCTCCTCCTGCGGATGAAGCTCGTTTATCTGCAGTCGAGCATGGAGGCAATGCAGATGACGGTACACTCAAAAATGTTGTAGCAACCAATCCATTTATCGATATTTTGGACGGTTTCGATCAAGTATGGTCCATCAATCAACCGGAGTGGAGAGATGGAACAGCTGAGACCAAACCTGGTGCGGGTGATAAAGTTGCGAAGTATGGTGATGGACCGACTCCATATTATGACGGCTTCAAAAATGATCCAACCGTGCCCGTTGCAGATCAGAAAACTTTTGCAAATGTAGAGATTCGCAACGAAGCAACGTGGGTTGCCAATATCAAATATGTTGAAGATGTAACGCAAAATCGTACCGATGAAGAGGCTTTAGCAGCCTATTATGATGACCAGCGCGATAAAATCTACAGTATGATGGAAGGCTTCGGCCCGCTGGCTAACACATATGTGGACATCATTAAGCCGGTGACAAGTATTGAGCGAAGCGTGGACGAGATGAACGTTGATCTGAAAGAAGAAACGGTAGAAGATGAAAGCCAAGGCCTTGGAAGTGACTGGTCCAAAACAGAGCTTGCTGACATGGCCGCTCTAGTGGATCTGGTTCGTTTCAAAACACCTGCTTCATCCAATCCAGCGAAATACTTCTTCTCTTCCCCAAGACCGTGGAGAATGAATTCGAACGGAGAAGTGAAAGAGGTCGTAGATAGCAAGGGATTGCCTGTATGGGAAACACTGGGTGAAGGTGAAGCCAAAGAGGAGCCGCTGCCATCCGGAGGAACGAAAGCTTCAGGAGAGAAGCATGTCCAGCAGTATGAGAGCAATGTGAAGCTCATTCCTGCATTAAGTTATGTGAGAAGAATCGCTGAGGATGGACAAGGAAAAGACGGAGGATATCCAAGTGGACATACAAGTGCGTCCTACTTGTCCGTACTTCCATTTGCTTACGCTACGCCTGAACGATTCTCTGAGTTGTTGACGAGAGCAGCACAGATGGGTGAGAACCGTGTTGTCACGGGCATGCACTCCCCACTTGATGTAATTGGCGCACGTATCCAAGCTACAGCGATGACGGCATATGCGTTCAATAAAAAAGAGAATCAAGAAGTGCTGGATAAGGCTTATGAGAATGCAGGAGAAGTATTTGGCGCATTAGCTAAAGAAAAAAATATGAGTCTGTATGAATATGCGCACACGGTAACAGAGGATTACAACTTTAAGAGTGCATATGACGAGAAGAAATGGGAAGATCATGACGCGAACAAAGCCTTCTATAGAGAGAAGATGACGTATGGTCTGCCACAGACAGGAACAAAAGGTCTGGCGCCTGTTGTGCCGCTCGGAGCAGAAGCATTGCTGGAAACTCGCCAACCTTATTTAACGGATGAGCAACGTAGAGAAGTATTGTATACAACATCCATTGATTCCGGTTACCCTGTACTAGACGAGTCTAAGGGCTGGGGTAGATTAGATCTGGTGACAGCATCGGATGGTTATGGCGCATTCTTAAGCAATGTCACTGTAGATATGGACGCTTCCAAAGGACGTTTCAATGCAGAGGACTGGTGGAGAAATAATATCTCTGGCATTGGTATGTTAACCAAGAAGGGTACAGGAACACTTACATTGACGGGGAAAAACAGCTATACAGGTGGAACCTTGGTGCAGGCCGGAACACTGAAGGCTGAATCCACAACGGCATTTGGTACAGGTGATCTGTATTTGGAAAATGGTGAGATTGTCGTTGATACGGATGGGGCACTCAATCTGAACAGAAACTTTACTGTAGATAATGGAACGCTCGACATTGTTGTGAAGAATAATCTCAATGCAATCAATGTCGGCAAGAAGCTGTACCTGGATGGAGGAACCCTCAATCTTGATCTGTCTAACTATAAAATTGAAGGCTCCAAAGACATTACCTTGATTACTGCGAATGGAATTAAAGGTGAATTCGACCGTGTAACTGCTGACGGTTATGAGGTTACTGTCTCGTACCAAGATAATCGTGTCGTTGCTCATGTTGTGGCTAAATAA
- a CDS encoding AraC family transcriptional regulator: MRELFQSVRSRMVFSYIAVVLVIALLFGSILYLFFSHQYSKEIRNNKQLLLKNTVNYMESSVIQKVNQVYLSLALGSPVNIDIDSLKGNHGKILDIEQLLKNQVQNYSDLIESIHIYDTKNQFMISSAHGLMLYKDAPERVDQIADWATAMKETEESSLWTQTRMVPQDAYIEQSIENNKTPLITYVRSYPFQSSGQSSKVMIAIDIKESTISQIIENMIPADYASTFIVDQQGTVISAADKTLLGTTTKENLLQSLLSTSSADESFTHIFDHDSYVISQDQFKGNGWRIYTTTPNKNFYYKLDSLKEVSLLLGLLAVAVGIAMSSIFTVANYSPVKRILNNIKERVDSPASLRQNEYRFIDTAINSLSSKVDSLEETLQANHKMIKHSIMLNMIHNRFTPEELTEQLQSIHVSMAYSRFRCIVIDPVSEKWKEMQPRQSQHTLYSMIQQLETAEIEGTRLLAEELQDHKMVVIICTNQPEEPLSDHIVEFIHSEARDRFGLEFALSLGGWVDHYTQIYTSYHQANALIQYSYFFPEQSAIQDLGLLDRETSSLEIPDSYLVNFEKKLQLRDVDGTANAIHELVSTIKEGRYSAEYSRIFLLKAVSIYSNCINQVRWQPADANANSLYKQFASLYNINTYSEWMVHLITEFITHVEKRSEVRSPDTISAVKAYIRDNISGDLTLDHVSEQVFISPKYLSKIFKEETGIVYSEYVTNQRMERARELIAMRELTIEQVASTVGYRTPAYFIKKFKEIHGCTPKNFMRSLTN, encoded by the coding sequence ATGCGCGAGCTGTTTCAATCTGTAAGATCTAGGATGGTTTTTTCCTATATCGCTGTCGTCCTTGTCATTGCGCTTCTTTTTGGCTCGATCCTATACCTCTTCTTCTCCCATCAATACAGCAAAGAGATACGTAACAACAAACAATTGCTGCTCAAAAACACGGTCAATTATATGGAGAGTTCCGTCATTCAGAAGGTGAATCAGGTCTATCTGTCTTTAGCGCTGGGTAGTCCTGTTAATATTGATATAGATAGCTTAAAAGGAAACCATGGCAAGATACTGGATATCGAACAGTTACTCAAAAATCAGGTGCAAAATTATTCCGATCTTATTGAATCCATTCATATATACGATACGAAGAATCAATTCATGATCTCGTCCGCACATGGGCTGATGCTCTATAAGGATGCGCCTGAACGGGTGGATCAGATTGCTGATTGGGCTACGGCCATGAAGGAAACAGAAGAAAGCTCCTTATGGACGCAGACGCGTATGGTTCCTCAGGATGCTTATATTGAACAATCCATAGAGAACAATAAAACGCCTTTAATTACCTATGTCCGCAGTTATCCGTTTCAATCGTCTGGACAGAGCAGTAAGGTCATGATTGCGATTGATATCAAAGAATCTACGATCAGTCAGATTATCGAAAATATGATTCCTGCCGACTATGCGAGTACATTTATCGTAGATCAGCAAGGAACTGTTATTTCGGCCGCCGACAAAACCTTGTTAGGCACCACTACCAAGGAGAATTTGTTACAGTCCCTGCTGTCCACTTCTTCTGCGGATGAGAGCTTTACGCATATCTTTGACCATGATTCATATGTCATTTCCCAGGATCAATTCAAAGGCAATGGCTGGAGGATATACACGACTACGCCTAACAAAAACTTCTATTACAAACTGGATAGCTTGAAGGAAGTTTCGCTCCTGCTCGGATTGCTCGCTGTCGCCGTTGGGATAGCGATGTCTTCCATATTTACAGTAGCCAACTACAGTCCGGTCAAGCGAATCCTGAATAATATTAAAGAACGGGTGGATAGCCCAGCCAGCCTACGGCAGAATGAGTATCGCTTCATTGATACCGCTATTAACAGCCTGTCTAGCAAAGTCGATAGTCTGGAAGAAACGTTGCAGGCCAATCACAAAATGATTAAGCATAGCATTATGCTCAACATGATCCATAATCGATTTACGCCGGAAGAGCTTACGGAGCAGCTGCAGTCTATTCACGTTTCGATGGCCTACTCTCGCTTCCGCTGTATCGTCATTGATCCCGTCAGTGAAAAGTGGAAGGAAATGCAGCCACGACAGTCGCAGCATACGTTATACTCGATGATCCAGCAGTTAGAAACAGCCGAGATAGAAGGAACAAGGCTGCTCGCAGAGGAACTGCAGGATCACAAAATGGTGGTCATTATCTGTACCAACCAACCTGAGGAGCCTCTCTCGGATCATATTGTTGAATTCATTCATTCCGAGGCAAGAGACCGATTCGGCCTAGAATTTGCACTATCATTGGGTGGCTGGGTGGATCACTATACTCAGATCTATACGAGCTATCACCAGGCTAATGCACTGATTCAATATAGCTATTTCTTCCCCGAGCAGTCTGCGATTCAAGATCTTGGACTTCTGGACAGGGAGACTAGCAGCTTGGAAATTCCAGATTCATACCTTGTGAACTTTGAAAAGAAATTACAGCTCCGTGATGTGGATGGTACGGCTAATGCCATTCATGAGTTGGTCTCGACCATAAAGGAAGGAAGGTATTCAGCCGAATATAGCCGGATTTTTTTATTGAAAGCGGTATCAATTTACTCTAACTGCATTAATCAGGTACGCTGGCAGCCTGCTGATGCAAACGCCAATAGTTTGTACAAGCAATTTGCATCACTCTACAATATCAACACCTATTCGGAGTGGATGGTTCATCTAATCACCGAGTTTATTACACATGTAGAGAAACGAAGCGAGGTCAGGAGCCCAGATACGATCTCCGCGGTCAAAGCTTATATTCGTGACAATATCTCTGGCGATCTCACCCTAGACCATGTCTCTGAGCAAGTGTTCATCAGCCCCAAATATCTCAGTAAAATCTTCAAAGAAGAGACGGGCATTGTATATTCGGAATATGTCACCAATCAGAGGATGGAACGTGCACGCGAACTCATTGCAATGCGAGAACTTACCATTGAGCAAGTTGCGAGCACCGTCGGTTACCGTACCCCTGCTTATTTCATTAAGAAGTTCAAAGAAATCCACGGCTGCACCCCGAAAAACTTCATGCGTAGCCTGACGAACTGA